Below is a window of Cheilinus undulatus linkage group 8, ASM1832078v1, whole genome shotgun sequence DNA.
TTTTGTCAGCCTATATCTCATCACCGAGTTCCTCCAAATATATTTAGGAACAGCATAAATCCTTAACACAATAACAAGCACAGGGGTTTTCATGCACTGTGTATTCGTTTATGAGCAGTAGCATTACATAAAAGAAATAAGTATACATATTGAAATCACTTGTCACTCACTTGCATTTTTTATGAAAGATATTTGATTTTGAAGTCAGGTTTTCATAGGTAATTTTTTGTGCTTATTgtcttttctttgcttttagcCACTATATGTCCCGTCATTATCAGACTCAGTCATTGATCTTAATCATGGGATGTTGCCCCCTTACaacaccatccatccatccaatttaaatttgtgttactttttttttttatcttttaatcaAAAATAGACCCAATAATCTACATCTTCTATGTAAAGGGGCTAAATCAGTATAAAAGCAACAATAGGGTTTCTTTGTGCAGCATCAATGCTGTTTacaacacagagaagaaaaggaggaaggaCAGACAGATAAGGGAGAGGGAAGAGAGAATCATCTACCTTAAACCACACTCTAGGTGTGCTGCCGGCGCTGTGGTctctcttcttttgtttttaagcgAGGAGAGATCCGTCTTTCGTGGAACAGGGGAGGAAAGAGAGGGGGTGTGAGCGGCAAAGGGGGGAGGCTTGGGATAAGAATCTGCACCTTAACTACTAAATCAAGGCCCACCACAACGCAGCGTACGCTCTGCGACTCTTCCCTCcaacatttctctgtttcttcttGTTTAAAACCCACCACAAGCCGCCTACTCTCGAGTCTTTCAACTCTGTCTTTTATCTCCTCAAATCTCTCCAAATCTAAGACCACCTCAAATCCCCCTTTACTTCCTGCTGAGAGATTTCTTTCTGCAGCACAATTTGATGCAAAATGATACATGCCTCCATTACATTTGTTCTAATTTCACTTTCACAAAGAGTTACGTATAGCCTGTCCATAACCCATTTTCTAAAGGTATTATTtgggtaacactttatttttgtgGGCCCTAATCACCAAATgattttatagtaataagtgGTGAatatctagtaatttctcaagaagaTGAGTAATTACCTGTAATAAGATAGCATTTAACCAAATATTTACCCAGAAATATAgaatattaaggaagtatttacctatTAATAATGTATAAATTATCAAATAATTCCTTGTAGTATTGTGTCAGTTCTCTGGTAACCCCTTAccccctaaccctgaccctaaaaaaaattattcatgAAGGACTCACTTAGATTTAATGGGCCTACATAAAGAAATTACTTGGGAATTATTAAGCAACTTATATAGAAGAATCATAATCTTATTTCTTAGAAATTACTTAATTAAATAGTACCCAATATTATGAGGGTTATGGGaggggtaaaataccacctaattaccagagaaatgCTACAATATTACTAGGGTAAGAAGAAGGGTTAGCTTATAAGGTTAGGGTCAAAGAACAGCATTCTGATAAGAGCACTGCGAGGGGTATGGACACTTTTTTCAACTAGCTTTTAtgactttttcattaaaagaaaccCTCAAGGAAATAGAGAAAAATTAGAAACTGAGGTGGTTGCTCCTTAGGGAATGGGCACAAGCGTCCTACACgcattaaatgaaataaagccatgtttaaaaaacaattgaaatcaTAATAATGTTTCGATAAAAGGGCTAAAAGAACTGGTCCCTGAGGTGCTAGGAGGGTTAGGAAAGGATTCATGTGTAGTGCTCTGATAAGAGAGCTGTGAGGGGCATTGGCTGCAGGCTAAGGGTACaagttagagttagggttagagggttacCACCTAATTAACAGAAAATTTCCACAGcattacaaggaattacttgttaattaatatattattactaggtaaatacttctTTAATTAATAGAGTCATTACTAGGTAAAATGAAAACTTATTACCGGGTGTTGACCACCTTATTCTTGGAAAATCACTCTATAATTACAACTTATCACTGCACAATTcaggcccactaaaataaagccCTACCAAACCTTTGCACTGTGATGCATGATATAATTTGTGTGCGAGAAAAGTTTAAGGCAGTAGTTTTCAAAGTGGGCGTCTCACCTCCTGGGGGGCTCACCAAGGGGCTTTGGGGGGGGAAACTTGAGGCTCATTCACAATGTTGTTTCAAAGTGTGATAGTAACGTGGATGTGACGTTTCGCCTTACTGTGTACAAAGTGATCCCCTCTACCCTGTGCTTTCTTTAGAGGTAGTAACAGAGGTGTTAAAGATGCAAGAATGAGATTCGAAGAGCCAGCAATGTGtgtatatgcaaaaaaaaaaggcttcgTAATCGTCAAAGAGTGCCATGCAGTTTATTCTTCATCAATTCTTAGACTACATAAATCCAATAGCACGTAAAGAGCTCCTAATTTCTGATTTAAATGGCCTTAGAAAAAGGCTAAAGGTGTTCCACAGGACTCCACTTTCGGTCCACATGTTTTCTCATTATCCATGCTACTGCTTGTCcaaattgtttctttttttttttttttttttttttttttggttgttttcaaagatttatttttggtgaaagaaccacaggccagacttaaaCCTGCTGCCCACGTATATGAGCCACAGCCTAAGCagtaggccacctgcgccctaTTTAGGGtgacttttaaaacaatcaCAGGCAAACCCACAACTTCTTGGTCTACATGATGGAACACTGCCCAAAATAAAGTACTTTATGTTTGGTGAAtatcatttaattttctttgattCTTCTTTTTTGGGAGGATTTGTCAGGATCTTTTGCAAGCAGGTACAATgtgaggcaaaaatgtatactaaaaaaaatatattgatatgttttgaagtgtttatgtgtttttgatGCATTGGTATTCCTTTGACTTGACCTGTGCGGTGTACTtttatttaatggtaaaaaatgcTGAGTCTTAAATAAGATATCcattttcaaatcattgcaCATCATGTCTTCTCATCAGTACTTCTGTTAAAATTTAATAGCCTttcaaaaatcataaataaattaattatcTTTGCTTTCTCATATATTTTAGAGGCCAGTGACTGAGATGAAGAACTTTATTAAGTCCATCCTCATCCTCGCTGCTGTGTTTAAGTCAGCTACAAGTAAGTGACATTTTGATGTGTCAGCTGATTTCTTTACTCTGACTCCGGTCAGGATGATTTGGTTTTGAACACCAACTCTTACCATCCTTCTTACTGTCTCAGGGGCAGAGGTAGAAGAGTTGGTCTATGTTCAGCTCGGAGACAAAGTTATCCTCAAGCCTCCAGTGGTGGCAAATTTACAGGATCATTATCTGTACTGGTTTTTCGAGGGGGAAAATGGCCCAAAACTCGCCTGGCGCAATATCTTTGGTGGAAAGAAACTTAttggaggtaaaaaaaaaaaaaaaaaaaaaaaaaaaaagaaaaggtctAAATTTTATGTTACCTAAAGTAATAATACAGAGAACCATGAAAGTTTTGCAATAACTGCTATCTAATTCTTTGTCTTGCAGATGAGTCCTGGAATAAAAGGGTGTCTCTGTCTGATGATGACTCACTGGTCATCACAGACATCCAACAAGAACAATTTGGGACAGTCATCTGTGTAGTGAATAAAGatgatcaaaaacatttaagaacTTACAAACTGCTTAAAGTCAATGGTAAGAGTAAAACACGCACAGTTCACTTCTGTCACCTTTGCCCCGGTACTTTTGAACTCAAATGAGCTACCACAGTTTTGATAGAAGTGTTAATGCATGCTTTTATGCAGAGTGCCGCTCAAACTGGATCAAACTTCAAGATGTACACTGTAAAACCCAATTAGTAaatttactgttaaaaaaaaaaaaacataaaaactgtatGAAGCCAATGaacaaataaagtaaaaacatttatttgaccTTGATAAAGTAAACTAGATGTGTGTTACATTTAAAacgtttttttaatgttgtgcaCTTGCACTTTGAGTTGAAGTAACTTGAGATACCTTGTAATAAACACTTTACTGATACATTAACTTAGTGAAGACTAAAAGTAATACCCATTTCATACTAGTAAGCAATTTTGGCTACTTTATTTCTATCACATACTTTAATCTTGGACATTTGTGCCAGGGTGTTATACTCATGGTGGACCACCTTAAATGGCACTAACTAGAAGGTGCATACGGGACAACGAGGTCATCTTCCATCAAGTTCAATAAACTTTCAGTTAcgttattttttttgtgtgtgtgtgtttttgctccCATAGGTAGGACTTCTCTGCCTGAGtgagtaacttcactcatggtgcaaaactGTCTGGAAggaattctgggaaaactgcagattaaagGATGATTGtcaaagcagaataaaaatgataaaaatgtgcaaaagtgtcttattaaagcagaaaaatagagcGGAAATACTCGTCTTTGATTAAGTTAACACaacagatattttttaataaccttCAACTGTTTGGTCTGGCAATGCAGGACAGTTGTGTGGTTTCTCTAGTACAAGTTAATGTAACTGGATGCATGGTTTCTCCTCTCTACTACTTCATCAAGAGCAGCTAAATTAGGAAAACTGTAGTTTGTCTTGCTCTGCCCACATTTGCAAAgatagatgcatttttttttagaatttgcaCATTATGCAGACTTCTTACAATTAGAGCAAATATGCAATTCTAGGCCTTATAATACCTCTATAACACATGCTCATACAGCTCAAATGAatacatttcttatttttctgcGTTTTTTAGCATTGCTTTAACTTggttactgccacctactggacaGTGGCGTGAATCAGCACATTGGCAGCCAAGCCCTTAGATGTTACTTTCTTACTTTAGGTTGACTTTATTTGAAACAAAGTTGCACAGTTTCCTTAACCCTGCAATTAAACATTACTTGACAATACCTTTTATTAGTATATATAGGCTACTCAATTTACAAAAAGGGTTAACTTAATATTTGTGAGTCTGAATGGCTATCAGGGTTTACGGTGTACAGCCTTATGGCTTTCTTAGAGCAATTGATGACACAAGACAGTAAAGATTACAAACAGCACTGTTTTCTAGCTTTCTGAAAGGCTGACATTTTTAGAAATTCTTAAAAGTCCATCTGCTGAATTAGCTACAAAATGAAGAAGAATTAATGTGTCTTTTTCCATGTATGCAATTTTTTTATCCCGTTTTCTTTACTCCGCTCAATTTCTGCTGCAGTCGCCATGGACCCAACGTCTCCTCTGGTGCCGGGAGAATCTCTGACTCTGACTTGCAGCGAAGAGACTCCTAACATTTACCGAAAGCCAGCGATACACTGGCTGAGTCCTCAGGGGAAGAAAATTAAAGCCAACAGAGGAAGAATCACAGCCAGAGTCACAGGCCAAGACGATGGCCAGTGGGCTTGTGTTGTGACCAATAATAACAAGGAAAGCAAAGCCAACATCTCTGTCACTGTTGTGGGTCAGTTTTGatttacactcatttttacATGTCTTTGACCTTGGTGTTTACCCTCAAACTGAGCataaattcatattttcttCTCATTAAGACCTCTCTCCAGCTCCTGATCATCTTCAGTATACGTCGACATCCTCGCCTCTGACCATCCCCTGTTCGATTCCTGCTCACATCACCTGGGAAAAGGTCAAAGCGGTGAACATCCAGGAAGTTAACTGGTACTTTTTTCCTAAACCAAATGACTCGCAGAGGCTCTTCTACCTCAATCCAATTGATCCACCGACCTGGACGAAAGACCAGGGCAGAGACCTGACCCATGTACCCGACCTCAAAAAAGGAGTCCTGTCATTAACCAGAAAGCTGGGGAGAAAGGACGACAAAGGGGACTACGTGTGCTCCATGAAAGTTAGAAACGGTGTGACTCTGAATGTGACTGTGCACGTAAAGGTGCTGCAAAGTAAGTCAAAACAAATCCCCCATTGCATTCAAAATGCTCTTTATTTTCCCCTTCATGTCCAGTTTCTTGTACCCCCCATTCATTGTCATGAATAATAAGCTGGAGACAATTGTTTCTTTGCTTCCtctctgcttcatttttcatctctctcctgcagAGATTATGTGAAAGTGTCCCTGGTGTGATGTGTGTCTAATGCAGTAGCTAATACACTTGTCTAGCTCCACTTGTTTTAATAGAGAATAATGAGCTTTCCCTCCTGCTAGGAGATAACACCATGAGTTTTAATGGGACTCTGCTCTCTGAGCTTatgctgtaaaaacagaaattctTATTATAATCTCAACTATTATTTAAGCAGGAACACTGAAAAGAAACCTATATAATGTACTTAAACAAGGCAAGGGTGTATCTAGTAAATCTGGGCCCCCTGACTCATTGGAAACCCTTTATTTTTACCAAATCCCACTGCACTCCGCCTCACTTTTTGTGGTTCTTTTCAAGCTTTCCTTCCTGAAATCACCAGCAAACAAAGTTACTTTGGTGtgtgtttaaaacactgtttatcAATCACAGTGCTGCAAGCAACTCCAGATTGGTTTGTTTAATATTCTTCAGACAGAAGATAAAATTACAGAGCTGGAACCACAGAGAATAATTTGAAAATTTACACTATAGTGTATGTTTTTCGATCAGAATATGATTTCTAGATTATATTCATATTGAATATACTTTAAACTTGCATTCCAGTGCAGTGAtttctcagctggtctagcaTTAGGAACCAATTCCCTCttttttagatatatattttggggtgttttatgcctttatttatggaggaagagagcagatagagtcagaaacagggatgagagagtgagagtgatatgcaggaaaggagcgaaaggccagacctgaacccgggctgcccacGTACACGGAGCCATCTTTGCCCCAAATTCTGAATATTTTTCACAACTCAAATTCATATCATGCAAATTGTTGCAGCTTGGACCCTGGATGCAGATCTGAAAGGGGCACGCAGAACTACAACGAGTCGATTCCGttacaaaaagttgcaaatcaTTTTGGGGAATTATTAACTGAAGGAATATGAaatcttttaatttttagtcATTTGAATACAaaattttagctattttcacATTCTGGCTTCTTCAATctaaagattttcttttttaaagaatatgaAGAGTCTGGGGCATTTGGActgttatttataaaattaaaaaaaatctgatgacATCAATTTGTGCTTTTGAAAGTTGTAAAATGCAGTTTCAGATTTTTCAAgttattttttgctgtcatcaaaacaataaataatcaGTCAAATCTTGCATAAATGTTGCATACTTCTAAGGGAACTCAGTATAGCTCAAACACTCAGGTATGTGACTgtgaaaggacaaaaaaactACCTAGCATAGACCTTCACTGACATTTCCTTCCTTTTATACCAAGTTTGCTCTACAGTGCAAATCCGGAATCTGTGCGTCACATCTTATGTCCTTTTTATTTATCTCTACTGTTACAACCACATAAAGAAAAGCTACCAACTCATGTTTTCACATTACCTGAGTTGGATCATCACTGATGAGAGAATGAAGGTGCAGATAGCAGCTCAGCTCtgatctctctctcctctttccccTCGCTCTCTGCTTTCTTTTGGTTCTCCATGTGTTTCCACATGAGAGTaaagaagaaaagcagaaaagctGCTAATGATGAAAGGGTTCTCGTTTGACGCTCCAAAATCAAAacaaggtcagagttcatgtgTCGAGATAGTTTAATGCACTGTGCTTCAGGTGCTTGTTTGGCCATTTAAAACAATAGCTGTACGTCAAACATGAGCCTACGTGACAGCTGCACTCTGGCCTCGTTTTCACTTTGGAGCATCAAACAAGGAagcaaagttgtttttctgtttgctaagaaccaagaacattTTCTCTAGGGGTGTGCATAGGCAGGAGGGCATGAGGCTTAAAgagttcagttttgttttgggttGGACACACAGcagtgtaaatgtgttttatttcgAGCCAGTATATCACATTACACTTAACTTAAGCCACTTTCACTTGATactccaaaataaaatcatattttaggATCACAAGCAAGAAATAGggccttaattttttttataataaattttaaaaataacctgCCAACAGGGCAGGCAGATTTTATCAGTTATGTGTCTTGAAATAGGATGTACTTTTGAACTGAATTGATTTTACTATAATTACTAATATTAGTACTACTATAACTACTCTAAGCCGTACTTTAACAACTATTAGTACCACTATTGCTATTTCTATAAGTATTACTTATATTATTCCTACCACAACTTAACTTCtgttattattactataacTACTATAAGTCATAAGTTTACTGCTATTAGTCCTGCTATTGCTATAACTATAAGTATTACTGATACTATTACTACTACATTTTAACTGctattattactataattacTACTAGTATTACTACTATTAATACTATTATAAGCACTGCTATTATTGTAACTATTTCTTCTTGCACCATTACAATGATTTCTGTatattattactactactataaTTGTTACTACTTTTGTTACTGCTATTTTTACAACTCTACTGCTATTTATCCAATCAATATTGCAACAAGTAATACTATTACACAACTATTACTTTATTACTTCTCCTATTACTACTGTCATTAttactacttttacttctattaTAACTATTCTACTACCATTACAACTATTCCTACGTCTTTTAATAGTATTATTTCTACTATTAATACTATTACTACCactattattatgattattactCCTTCTTTTACTACTGttattattgctattattacCACTGGGTTTTGAGGTTTTGAGCCAGGATCTGAAAATGAAGAGAGTCATTGTTACACATGTTTGTTGGGTGAGTTTAATGAGCATGGAGTGGAGGGGCTGAAAGCTCTCGTTCCCATGGTGACCAAGCAGGTGGATGAAGCAGTGAGGTGGATGGAGAAAGAAAACCTGAGAATACATGAGGGTGAACTGATGTGCAGGAGCGAGCTTATGCATTGTGGATGTAACTACacaagaatatttttaatattataagccttatttcttgtgttttgtgcctttaaagaagatgtttatctgtttacAGTGCCTTTATATAAGCGTAATTGATATCGACtagaaactagactaaaaccctTTCTCAGATTTGACTTATTCTGAACAGGCTCAacataaaattattttgataacTGCTATTTTACTATACTATACGTTCTATACTATGATCAGCCTATATAGCTTTCTTACAAGCTTTATTTGATTAAATagcaaaattaaataaaattgagCTTATTGTCAGCTGATCAGCAGTTCATCAGTTTCAGAGATATAAAATAACACGTTATTGTTGTTTCTTGTAGACCCAACAATTACACGTTGTGATCTGCCCTCAGCCTCTCTGCTGTGCCTGTCTGCATCTACATAGATACATAACAGTCCTTTGCGTTCATTATTAATGTTGCTGTTTCAGAGGCTTATAGAAAGTCTCAAAGCTGTTAAGAAGCACATTCTAataatatatgtaaatatatgcATGCAGTTTT
It encodes the following:
- the cd4-1 gene encoding CD4-1 molecule, with protein sequence MKNFIKSILILAAVFKSATRAEVEELVYVQLGDKVILKPPVVANLQDHYLYWFFEGENGPKLAWRNIFGGKKLIGDESWNKRVSLSDDDSLVITDIQQEQFGTVICVVNKDDQKHLRTYKLLKVNVAMDPTSPLVPGESLTLTCSEETPNIYRKPAIHWLSPQGKKIKANRGRITARVTGQDDGQWACVVTNNNKESKANISVTVVDLSPAPDHLQYTSTSSPLTIPCSIPAHITWEKVKAVNIQEVNWYFFPKPNDSQRLFYLNPIDPPTWTKDQGRDLTHVPDLKKGVLSLTRKLGRKDDKGDYVCSMKVRNGVTLNVTVHVKVLQITSSPAAGIISGQQVDLTCGLGESLHSDLKLKWVPPRQSPLPPLKPDHHPAQLIIPEVGTGHEGKWRCELWQGNKTLTSAAIALKIERKLSVWMLVIICSVTVIVVLLLLLLFIIYRRRHKSKHIRHRLCKCKNPKPKGFYRT